In a single window of the Photobacterium profundum SS9 genome:
- a CDS encoding SGNH/GDSL hydrolase family protein, whose product MKKTLLLFTFFFSTLAMSADNQPLDAPVIENLSPNMLTPAAMTAKQGSPTYTYVRCWYRPDYTHDDPSTDWEWAKQPNGDYFTVQGYWYSSISLKNMFFTTTPQTDIAERCQDTLGVTHDTADITYFASDTRFSYNHSIWTQDTISPSTAINKIISFGDSISDTGNLFNGSQWIFPNRHSWFLGHFSNGFVWTEYLAKAKQLPLYTWAVGGAAGDTQYVVLSGIHDQVNSYLTYMKYTKNYQPKSSLFTIEFGLNDFVNYDRSVADVSEDFRRALQTLTSNGAENILVLNLPDATKAPQFKYSDPQEAVIIKQKIEAFNQFVATQVTMYKQQGVNIALYDTFALFDAMTSKPEQYGFRNASDACLNINRSSSKDYLMSHALTNDCAAYGSDSYVFWGVTHPTTQTHKVIAEQILKGTLDIFSFQ is encoded by the coding sequence ATGAAAAAAACACTCTTGTTATTCACCTTCTTTTTCTCTACGTTAGCCATGAGCGCCGATAATCAACCGCTCGACGCTCCTGTAATAGAGAATCTATCACCCAATATGCTCACTCCTGCCGCCATGACGGCAAAGCAAGGCTCACCAACTTATACTTACGTGCGTTGCTGGTATCGTCCCGATTATACCCATGACGATCCGTCTACGGATTGGGAATGGGCAAAGCAGCCGAATGGGGATTACTTTACTGTTCAAGGGTATTGGTATTCTTCTATTTCTCTGAAAAACATGTTCTTCACGACCACCCCACAAACAGATATTGCAGAACGCTGTCAGGATACCCTAGGGGTAACGCATGATACGGCAGATATTACCTATTTCGCGTCAGACACCCGATTCTCGTATAACCACTCAATCTGGACGCAAGATACAATCTCACCATCAACAGCTATCAATAAGATCATCAGTTTTGGCGACAGTATTTCCGACACTGGTAACTTATTTAATGGCTCACAATGGATCTTCCCTAACCGTCATTCGTGGTTTCTTGGGCACTTCAGCAACGGTTTTGTATGGACTGAGTACCTAGCCAAAGCCAAACAACTCCCCTTATATACATGGGCTGTAGGCGGTGCTGCTGGTGACACCCAATATGTAGTGTTATCCGGTATTCATGACCAAGTGAACTCTTATCTCACGTATATGAAGTACACCAAAAACTACCAGCCAAAAAGCAGTTTATTTACCATTGAATTCGGTCTAAATGATTTTGTGAATTACGACCGTTCTGTGGCAGATGTCAGCGAAGATTTCCGCCGAGCTTTGCAAACACTCACCAGTAACGGCGCTGAGAATATCTTGGTATTGAATTTACCGGATGCCACCAAAGCACCACAGTTTAAGTACAGCGATCCACAAGAAGCCGTGATCATTAAACAGAAGATTGAAGCGTTTAATCAATTTGTGGCAACGCAAGTCACCATGTATAAGCAGCAAGGTGTCAATATTGCGCTATATGACACGTTTGCCTTGTTTGATGCAATGACCAGTAAACCAGAGCAATACGGATTCCGTAATGCATCTGATGCGTGTTTAAACATCAACCGAAGTTCATCTAAAGACTACTTAATGAGCCATGCGCTCACTAACGATTGTGCGGCTTATGGTTCTGACAGTTATGTGTTCTGGGGAGTCACCCATCCGACAACGCAAACCCATAAAGTTATCGCAGAGCAAATATTAAAAGGCACACTTGATATATTTAGTTTCCAATAA
- a CDS encoding serine dehydratase subunit alpha family protein, whose amino-acid sequence MKTNLWNGFIDVVKREVVPALGCTEPVSVALAAAIAVEKLNGTVEKITALVSPNLMKNGMGVGVPGTGMVGLPIAAAVGAIAGEANAQLEVLKNITPEDVAHAKILIDAGNVHVGVADVNNILYAKVTVTSGDEFVAVTIADSHTHVMAIEENGITTYIAEPANTATSVKKTSPFEGALLEDIYDFALNAPLEEICFIEHAAELNDALSEEGLTGKYGLQIGATFQRNVDRGLLSGGLLTDVLRRTAAASDARMDGAMKPAMSNSGSGNQGIAATMPVVVVADFLKVDKEKTIRALMLSHLTAIYIKSHQNKLSALCGATTASMGAVAGMTWLLGGDLNKINNAICSMIGDIAGIICDGAKTSCAMKVSSSAGSAVKSALMALDGIYVTGNEGIVADNADASIRNLSALANGSMTQTDVQILDIMVNK is encoded by the coding sequence ATGAAAACGAATTTATGGAATGGTTTTATTGATGTCGTTAAACGTGAAGTCGTACCGGCTTTAGGTTGTACCGAGCCAGTATCTGTCGCTTTAGCTGCTGCAATTGCTGTTGAAAAACTTAATGGCACGGTAGAAAAGATTACTGCATTGGTTTCACCTAATCTGATGAAAAATGGCATGGGCGTAGGCGTTCCGGGTACTGGAATGGTTGGTCTGCCAATTGCCGCCGCTGTCGGTGCGATAGCAGGAGAGGCTAATGCCCAACTTGAAGTATTAAAGAATATCACTCCAGAAGATGTTGCTCATGCCAAAATATTAATCGATGCTGGCAATGTTCATGTTGGTGTGGCGGATGTAAATAACATTTTATACGCTAAAGTGACTGTTACCAGTGGTGATGAGTTTGTAGCCGTGACTATTGCTGATAGCCATACCCATGTAATGGCTATTGAAGAAAACGGCATCACAACCTATATTGCCGAACCCGCGAATACGGCTACTTCAGTGAAGAAAACCAGCCCGTTTGAAGGTGCGTTACTCGAAGATATTTATGATTTTGCCCTGAATGCACCTCTTGAAGAGATTTGTTTTATCGAACATGCAGCAGAACTGAATGATGCATTATCTGAAGAAGGATTAACGGGAAAATACGGCTTACAGATTGGCGCAACCTTCCAACGCAATGTTGACCGTGGTTTGCTTTCTGGTGGTTTGCTAACAGACGTATTACGTCGAACTGCAGCAGCATCTGATGCTCGTATGGATGGTGCCATGAAGCCCGCGATGAGTAATTCAGGTTCAGGTAACCAAGGTATTGCTGCAACTATGCCTGTGGTTGTCGTGGCTGATTTCTTAAAAGTAGATAAAGAAAAAACCATTCGTGCGCTAATGCTGTCCCATTTAACCGCTATTTATATCAAGAGTCATCAAAATAAATTATCGGCTTTATGTGGCGCAACAACCGCATCGATGGGGGCCGTTGCAGGAATGACGTGGTTACTGGGTGGCGACCTTAACAAAATCAATAATGCTATTTGCAGCATGATTGGTGATATTGCAGGCATCATTTGTGACGGCGCTAAAACCAGCTGTGCAATGAAGGTATCATCTTCGGCAGGCTCTGCGGTTAAATCTGCATTAATGGCACTTGATGGTATTTATGTGACGGGAAATGAAGGCATTGTTGCTGATAATGCCGATGCGTCTATTCGTAATCTTTCTGCATTAGCAAATGGCTCAATGACTCAGACTGACGTACAGATTTTAGATATCATGGTAAACAAATAA
- a CDS encoding GGDEF domain-containing protein: protein MAIVDIDLFKNVNDSYGHLAGDKMLIHIANTVSESMNEDEHIARLGGEEFVLLLKESSHIKLVSRLETLRDTIQNQKVSVLSTHNIPSKISCTVSIGLTKIMENITFKSSYFKADRALYQAKRNGRNQVIFDL from the coding sequence ATGGCTATTGTTGATATTGATTTATTCAAAAATGTTAACGACAGTTACGGTCATTTAGCGGGTGATAAAATGCTTATTCACATCGCAAATACTGTTTCAGAATCTATGAATGAAGATGAGCATATTGCACGATTAGGAGGAGAAGAGTTCGTACTATTACTAAAAGAAAGCTCTCATATTAAATTAGTTTCTCGTCTTGAAACACTAAGAGATACGATTCAAAATCAAAAAGTATCCGTTTTATCAACACATAATATCCCTTCTAAAATTTCATGCACCGTCTCCATTGGGTTAACTAAAATAATGGAAAATATCACCTTTAAGTCAAGTTACTTCAAAGCAGATCGTGCACTTTACCAAGCAAAAAGGAATGGTCGCAATCAAGTCATATTTGACCTGTGA
- the eptA gene encoding phosphoethanolamine transferase EptA produces MKLRVNSIIYTLIIAVFFTLLQNLALWVHLKDLFAITPAASTGFVISIPIVVLAIMNAIFTLLVWPYVHRVIIALVIILSTFATYAMYNYGAYFNYGMIVNVFETNSGEAGSYFSVTLLLWIITLAVIPIFLLNRFRVVFQSSALKEVAVKVASILVSLIVIVFIAMIYYKDYASLVRNHNEIKALINPTNYLTSGFRYGKYQLVEADMPFTEIGNDAVDEHNKNDKKNVLVLVVGEASRSMNYSLNGYSRQTNPQLAQQDVISFKNVSSCGTATAVSLPCMFSDMTKATYNATTARHQEGLLDVLQHSGINVLWKDNDGGCKGACDRVKHIEMSAEIDSSLCHSGSCYDGILLEQLKEYIGSLEQDSVVVLHLIGSHGPTYNDRYPDEFKVFKPTCNTSEIQGCSKEELLNTYDNSILYTDHILNSVITILKNDESSHNTAMFYLADHGESLGEEGVYLHGLPYNIAPKEQTTVPMIMWLSPQFQQDRHIDSECLSKEAEVGGYSQDNLFHSVLGMMDVKTAEYKPELDIFFTCE; encoded by the coding sequence ATGAAATTACGCGTTAACAGTATTATCTATACATTGATTATTGCGGTGTTTTTTACGCTATTACAGAACCTAGCGTTATGGGTACATCTTAAAGATTTATTTGCCATTACACCTGCAGCGAGTACTGGGTTTGTTATTTCAATTCCTATCGTTGTTTTAGCAATAATGAATGCTATTTTTACCCTGCTAGTTTGGCCTTATGTGCATCGTGTGATTATTGCTTTAGTCATTATATTATCGACCTTTGCGACTTACGCAATGTATAACTACGGGGCATATTTTAACTATGGAATGATAGTGAATGTGTTTGAAACCAATTCGGGCGAGGCAGGTAGTTACTTCTCTGTCACATTGCTGCTTTGGATAATCACACTAGCCGTCATACCTATATTTTTGCTGAATCGCTTTAGGGTTGTGTTTCAATCATCTGCTTTAAAAGAAGTGGCTGTAAAGGTTGCGAGTATTTTAGTGTCTTTGATTGTTATCGTTTTTATTGCGATGATTTACTACAAAGATTATGCCTCTTTAGTCAGGAATCATAATGAAATAAAAGCCCTGATCAATCCAACCAATTATCTAACATCTGGCTTTCGGTATGGTAAATACCAACTCGTAGAAGCTGATATGCCCTTTACTGAAATTGGCAATGATGCCGTTGATGAACACAACAAGAACGATAAAAAGAATGTGTTAGTATTAGTTGTTGGCGAAGCATCGCGTTCAATGAACTATTCGCTGAATGGTTATAGCCGCCAAACGAACCCTCAATTAGCGCAACAAGATGTGATTAGTTTTAAAAATGTCAGTTCTTGCGGTACTGCGACGGCAGTTTCACTGCCATGTATGTTTTCTGATATGACTAAGGCCACTTACAATGCCACCACTGCCCGTCATCAAGAAGGGTTATTGGACGTATTACAGCATTCAGGCATCAATGTATTGTGGAAAGATAATGATGGTGGGTGTAAAGGCGCTTGTGATCGTGTAAAGCACATCGAGATGTCAGCCGAAATTGACTCTAGTTTATGTCATTCTGGTTCGTGTTATGACGGCATTTTACTTGAGCAACTCAAAGAATATATCGGATCTTTAGAACAAGATTCAGTCGTTGTATTGCATTTAATTGGCAGCCATGGCCCGACCTATAATGACCGTTATCCTGATGAATTTAAAGTCTTCAAACCCACATGTAATACGAGTGAAATCCAAGGCTGCTCAAAAGAAGAATTATTGAATACTTATGATAATTCGATTCTCTATACCGACCATATTTTAAATAGCGTTATTACTATTTTAAAAAATGACGAAAGTAGCCATAATACCGCCATGTTCTATCTCGCAGATCATGGTGAATCTCTTGGTGAAGAAGGGGTGTACCTGCATGGTCTTCCTTATAATATAGCCCCTAAAGAGCAAACCACAGTGCCTATGATTATGTGGTTATCGCCACAGTTCCAACAAGACCGACATATCGACAGCGAATGTCTTAGCAAAGAAGCTGAAGTGGGGGGATATTCACAAGATAATTTATTCCATTCTGTTCTTGGTATGATGGATGTGAAGACTGCAGAATATAAACCTGAACTCGATATATTTTTCACATGTGAATAG
- a CDS encoding diacylglycerol kinase — protein sequence MKPGATGIKRVIDAAGYSVQGLKAAWINEAAFRQELVLLVVLTVVTFFLPVTKFEQLAMVASMFLVLIVELINSAIEAVVDRIGSEHHELSGRAKDIGSAAVFVSMCFVAITWLVILL from the coding sequence ATGAAACCTGGCGCTACAGGGATAAAACGCGTTATTGATGCCGCTGGTTATTCTGTTCAAGGATTGAAAGCAGCATGGATAAATGAAGCAGCATTTCGTCAAGAGTTAGTGCTGTTAGTTGTGTTAACAGTAGTCACTTTCTTTCTTCCAGTGACAAAATTTGAGCAACTGGCAATGGTTGCAAGCATGTTTCTTGTGTTGATAGTCGAGCTAATTAACTCTGCCATAGAAGCCGTTGTCGATCGTATTGGTTCTGAGCATCATGAATTGAGCGGGCGAGCAAAAGATATCGGATCTGCTGCGGTATTTGTATCAATGTGTTTCGTTGCCATTACATGGTTGGTTATTTTACTCTAA
- a CDS encoding GGDEF domain-containing protein — protein MGTFRQILDAHPNPCVVHINFVPKYANDAFAVFSGIETAEDVLNLETIKVLFKKSHWAEADQRYHNVIELGIPSPRQTINHTDMNGNPMIAEITDNVIDWEGQKALCTFISVVTDRIQREKQLINLAARDELTGLFNRRYFIETYNTLIKSGSI, from the coding sequence GATGCACATCCAAATCCTTGTGTCGTTCATATCAATTTTGTCCCAAAATATGCCAATGATGCATTCGCTGTTTTTAGTGGTATTGAAACGGCCGAAGACGTATTGAATTTAGAAACGATTAAAGTCTTATTTAAAAAATCCCATTGGGCTGAAGCTGATCAGCGTTACCATAACGTTATTGAATTGGGTATCCCTAGTCCACGTCAAACCATTAATCACACCGATATGAACGGCAACCCAATGATTGCAGAAATCACAGACAACGTGATTGACTGGGAAGGTCAAAAGGCACTCTGCACATTTATTAGTGTCGTCACAGATCGTATCCAGCGAGAAAAACAGCTCATTAACCTCGCCGCTCGTGATGAATTAACCGGATTATTTAACCGTCGCTACTTCATTGAAACATACAATACTCTTATAAAATCTGGGAGTATTTAA
- a CDS encoding amino acid permease, with protein MADISSAEHSATIKRQSALHEKANMTESEWKKAIKFDSVDVGWIVMSIGMAIGAGIVFLPVQVGVMGLWVFLLSSVIGYPAMYLFQKLFINTLAESKECTDYPGVITGYLGKNWGIALGALYFIMLVIWVLVYSLAVTNDSASYLHSFGVTDGHLNDNIFYGLALICILAFIGSKGEKLLFKLSGFMAVTVLLLVAVMGVLLIARWDMANIPQMGAWGTMLKDAIITLPFTLTSILFIQSLSPMVISYRSHEKSIEVARYKASRAMKIAFSILFVIVFFFAVSFTLAISQEQAAEAMHKNISALAIIAHYFPGSWATTAGIVINIFAVVTSFFGVFLAFQEACRGLAMNILLRKYKESQVNKALVNKLVTVFIILLAWGAIAINAPILSFTSICSPVFGLVGCLIPAYLVYKVPHLAKYKGAATNMIIITGVLLCISPLLAFI; from the coding sequence ATGGCTGATATAAGCAGTGCTGAGCATTCAGCAACAATAAAAAGACAATCTGCTTTACACGAAAAAGCAAACATGACAGAAAGTGAATGGAAAAAAGCAATTAAATTCGACAGTGTTGATGTCGGTTGGATTGTTATGAGTATAGGGATGGCAATTGGTGCTGGTATTGTTTTTTTACCCGTGCAAGTTGGCGTCATGGGATTGTGGGTATTTCTATTATCATCTGTGATTGGTTACCCAGCAATGTATTTATTTCAGAAGCTCTTTATTAATACACTGGCTGAGTCTAAAGAATGTACTGACTATCCTGGTGTTATTACGGGTTACTTGGGTAAAAACTGGGGGATAGCATTAGGTGCACTTTATTTCATCATGTTGGTCATTTGGGTACTGGTGTATTCTTTAGCAGTGACGAATGATAGTGCTTCATATCTTCACTCTTTTGGCGTTACAGATGGTCATTTAAACGATAATATTTTTTACGGACTAGCATTAATTTGTATCTTGGCGTTTATCGGTTCGAAAGGTGAAAAGTTACTGTTTAAGTTATCCGGTTTTATGGCGGTAACGGTACTTTTGTTAGTTGCGGTAATGGGTGTGCTGTTGATTGCTCGTTGGGATATGGCGAATATTCCACAGATGGGTGCGTGGGGTACCATGCTTAAAGATGCGATTATTACCTTACCTTTTACGTTAACCTCTATCCTTTTTATCCAATCTTTAAGCCCAATGGTTATTTCATACCGTTCTCATGAAAAATCCATTGAAGTGGCACGTTATAAAGCGTCACGAGCAATGAAAATTGCCTTTAGTATTTTATTTGTTATTGTGTTTTTCTTTGCTGTGTCATTTACCTTGGCAATTAGCCAAGAACAGGCAGCAGAAGCGATGCACAAAAATATTTCAGCTTTAGCCATTATTGCGCATTATTTTCCTGGTAGCTGGGCAACCACAGCGGGTATTGTAATCAATATATTTGCTGTTGTTACTTCATTCTTTGGCGTGTTCTTAGCTTTTCAAGAAGCATGTCGTGGTTTGGCGATGAATATATTGTTACGTAAATATAAAGAGTCGCAGGTAAATAAAGCACTCGTGAATAAGCTGGTAACAGTATTCATTATCTTATTGGCGTGGGGAGCAATCGCGATAAATGCACCTATTTTGTCTTTCACTTCGATCTGTAGCCCTGTATTTGGTTTGGTTGGCTGTTTAATTCCAGCTTATTTAGTCTATAAAGTACCGCATTTGGCAAAGTATAAAGGTGCGGCAACAAATATGATTATCATTACTGGTGTCTTATTGTGTATCTCGCCATTGCTTGCCTTTATCTAA
- a CDS encoding RidA family protein, producing the protein MVETINTNNAPAAVGPYVQAKKFGNMLYTSGQLPLNPETGKMPEDVAEQTKQSLANVEAIVNEAGLTKADIVKATVFVKDLNDFGTVNEVYAAFFGENCPARSCVEVARLPLDAKVEIEVIAVAQ; encoded by the coding sequence ATGGTAGAAACTATTAATACAAATAACGCACCAGCAGCCGTTGGGCCTTATGTTCAAGCAAAAAAATTCGGTAATATGCTATACACATCAGGTCAATTACCGTTAAACCCTGAAACGGGTAAAATGCCTGAAGATGTGGCAGAACAAACAAAGCAATCATTGGCAAATGTTGAAGCAATTGTAAATGAGGCGGGTTTAACAAAAGCTGATATCGTAAAAGCAACGGTATTTGTAAAAGACTTAAATGACTTTGGCACTGTCAATGAAGTGTATGCAGCGTTCTTCGGTGAAAATTGCCCAGCGCGTAGTTGCGTAGAAGTTGCACGATTACCGCTTGATGCAAAAGTAGAAATTGAAGTGATAGCTGTCGCTCAATAG